Proteins from one Sphingopyxis terrae subsp. terrae NBRC 15098 genomic window:
- a CDS encoding DUF6079 family protein has translation MSMQYGDLIQFEPIESVIQLLDANRPDEAKKLVSTYVISDDMAERIATQIVPQLSFDEAVDHKGLLVVGNYGTGKSHLMSVLSLVAEDAAYVPLIRHPKVAEAAATIAGKFKVHRIEISSQMSLRDIITQQLELFLEKNGVSFSFPPADKVINNKAAFEEMMAAFADVHPNQGVLLVVDEFLEYLRSRKDHDLVLDLSFLREIGEVAKHLRFRFVAGVQEAIFDSSRFQHVADSLRRVKDRFTQVLLARQDVSFVVAERLLKKTADQQDKIRTYLTPFAKFYGSMNERMDEYVRLFPVHPDYIGTFERLVFTEKRGALVTLRDQIQAILKDEVPSDRPGLIGYDKFWDTVTSNSVLRADPNIGPVLKVSEVLSERVTKAFTRPAYKPMALRIIDGLSVHRLTTGGDIYVPVGPTAEELRDTLCLFQPGIEDMGGEPEADLLSLVQTVLRETLKTVNGQFISKAPDTEQYYLDLKKDVDYDAQIEKRAEALSDDALDRAYYSAVRQLMERTDETSYVTGHQIWQYQIEWQDRRVERNGYLFFGAPNDRPTAQPERDFYIYFIQPYDPPRFRDESNGDEVFFRLKGRDDVIDRHLSFYAAAQDLASTASGGAKSIYLDKAKDALRDISKWLQEKQMTAFEVSYQGKAKTLQDWAKGVSLRDKARLGPDERINFRDVVNVISGLALNNQFAEDAPEYPAFSALVTEANRKQLVSNALRALAGGNRTKDAIIILDGLEMLDGDRIEPTRSRYAKDVLEKLKAKGHGQVLNRSELLSGDGDVEFFSPIKFRLEPDLLITVLGALVYAGDIVLAVTGDKIDSGKISLLAERSLDDLKQFKHVEAPKEINVAILRSLFELLGLPPGLAQQATQGSDEPVKLLQEQVGKLTRRVLGATTDMSGRLSFWGQSLLRDEEIADRRSKLESLKAFSESLAPYNTVGKLKNLRIGSEDIAAQTKNLETLKAIEGLLDLVAELGATAGYLSQAEMVLSPDHAWVKQAQDARKQLLEKLAADSGVQNATDYRQTLAKLKKDYVTAYVGQHSTARLGLAEDKTKSSLRKDSRLVALRALAGISLMPTSQLTTFEEKLDKLKSCPSLVESDLSAGPVCPYCGFRPANEQGDLLPAANVLKQLDDELDRLMNGWSQALLDNLEDPIIQENLDLLKPAVRSLVDGYISSKVIPEPVTPDFVAAIQEALSGLEKINVSGEDIRQALLLGGSPATPEDLRKRFEAFLSDRCKGKDATKLRFVVD, from the coding sequence ATGTCCATGCAGTATGGCGATCTCATTCAGTTTGAACCGATTGAATCGGTCATTCAGCTTCTGGACGCGAACCGTCCGGACGAAGCGAAGAAGCTCGTTTCGACCTACGTGATTTCCGACGATATGGCCGAGCGCATAGCAACGCAGATCGTCCCGCAGCTGTCGTTCGACGAAGCCGTCGATCACAAGGGACTTCTGGTCGTCGGCAACTACGGTACGGGTAAATCGCACCTCATGTCAGTGCTGTCGCTCGTCGCCGAGGACGCCGCCTACGTTCCCTTGATCCGTCATCCCAAAGTGGCTGAAGCCGCGGCAACGATCGCTGGAAAGTTCAAGGTCCACAGGATCGAAATCTCAAGCCAGATGTCCCTGCGCGACATCATCACGCAGCAGCTGGAGCTTTTCCTCGAAAAGAACGGTGTCAGTTTTTCCTTCCCGCCTGCGGACAAGGTCATCAACAACAAGGCGGCCTTTGAAGAGATGATGGCCGCGTTCGCGGACGTTCATCCGAACCAGGGCGTGCTCCTCGTTGTCGACGAATTCCTTGAGTATCTGCGGTCTCGCAAGGATCACGATCTGGTCCTCGATCTCTCGTTCCTCCGCGAGATTGGTGAAGTCGCAAAGCATCTGCGTTTTCGCTTCGTGGCCGGCGTTCAGGAAGCCATCTTCGACAGCAGCCGCTTCCAGCATGTTGCGGACAGCCTGCGCCGCGTGAAGGATCGCTTCACGCAGGTGCTTCTCGCACGCCAGGACGTGAGCTTTGTAGTCGCCGAACGTCTTCTCAAGAAGACCGCCGATCAGCAGGACAAGATCCGGACGTACCTCACGCCCTTTGCAAAGTTCTATGGCTCAATGAACGAGCGCATGGACGAGTACGTCAGGCTCTTTCCTGTGCATCCCGATTACATCGGAACCTTCGAGCGGCTTGTGTTCACCGAGAAGCGTGGCGCTCTCGTGACCTTGCGCGATCAAATCCAGGCGATCCTGAAGGATGAAGTTCCGAGCGATCGGCCAGGCCTGATCGGCTACGATAAATTCTGGGACACCGTCACGTCGAACTCCGTCCTTCGCGCGGACCCCAACATTGGTCCGGTGCTGAAGGTATCTGAAGTCCTCTCGGAGCGCGTGACGAAAGCTTTCACGCGTCCTGCTTACAAGCCGATGGCACTGCGCATCATCGATGGCTTGTCGGTGCATCGCTTAACGACCGGCGGCGACATCTACGTTCCAGTCGGCCCCACTGCCGAAGAGCTTCGCGACACGCTGTGTCTCTTCCAGCCAGGCATTGAGGACATGGGTGGGGAGCCGGAAGCCGACTTGCTTTCGCTCGTCCAGACGGTGCTTCGCGAAACGCTCAAGACGGTGAACGGGCAGTTCATTTCGAAAGCTCCCGACACCGAGCAGTACTACCTCGATCTCAAGAAGGACGTGGACTACGACGCTCAGATTGAGAAGCGCGCCGAAGCGCTTTCGGATGATGCGCTCGATCGCGCCTACTACAGCGCTGTACGGCAGCTAATGGAGCGGACCGACGAAACGAGCTACGTGACCGGTCACCAGATCTGGCAATACCAGATCGAGTGGCAGGACCGTCGCGTCGAGCGCAACGGTTACCTCTTCTTCGGGGCGCCTAACGACCGTCCAACAGCGCAACCCGAGCGCGATTTCTACATCTACTTTATCCAGCCTTATGATCCTCCGCGCTTCCGGGATGAGAGCAATGGTGACGAAGTCTTCTTTCGCCTGAAGGGCAGGGATGACGTGATCGATCGTCACCTCTCGTTTTATGCTGCGGCGCAGGACCTTGCGTCGACGGCGAGCGGCGGCGCGAAGTCGATTTACCTCGACAAGGCGAAGGATGCCCTCCGGGACATCAGCAAATGGCTGCAGGAAAAGCAGATGACGGCCTTCGAGGTTTCGTACCAAGGGAAGGCCAAGACCCTGCAGGATTGGGCCAAGGGGGTTTCGCTGCGGGATAAGGCGCGCCTCGGACCTGATGAGCGCATCAATTTCCGTGATGTGGTCAACGTTATCTCCGGTCTGGCGCTTAACAACCAATTTGCGGAAGACGCGCCGGAATATCCCGCCTTTTCAGCTCTGGTGACTGAAGCGAACCGCAAGCAGCTGGTCAGCAACGCATTGCGGGCACTGGCGGGCGGGAACCGCACGAAAGATGCCATCATTATTCTCGACGGCCTTGAAATGCTCGATGGCGACCGGATCGAGCCTACTCGCTCGCGCTATGCCAAGGATGTTCTCGAGAAATTGAAGGCCAAGGGCCATGGTCAGGTCCTTAACCGAAGCGAGCTGTTGAGCGGCGATGGAGACGTGGAGTTCTTCTCGCCAATCAAGTTCCGACTTGAGCCCGATCTCTTGATCACGGTGCTCGGAGCATTGGTCTACGCCGGCGATATCGTTCTCGCAGTCACGGGAGACAAGATCGATTCCGGCAAGATATCTCTGCTCGCTGAGCGCTCGCTGGATGACCTGAAGCAGTTCAAGCATGTCGAGGCTCCGAAGGAAATCAACGTCGCGATCCTTCGATCGCTATTTGAGTTGCTAGGCTTGCCGCCGGGGCTTGCTCAGCAAGCGACCCAGGGTTCCGACGAGCCGGTCAAACTGCTGCAGGAACAGGTTGGAAAGCTAACCCGCCGCGTTCTTGGCGCGACAACCGATATGTCCGGCAGGCTAAGCTTCTGGGGGCAGTCGCTCTTACGTGATGAGGAAATCGCCGACCGGCGAAGCAAACTCGAGAGTCTGAAGGCGTTCTCAGAAAGTTTGGCCCCCTACAACACGGTGGGCAAACTCAAGAACCTTCGGATCGGGTCTGAAGATATTGCTGCGCAGACCAAGAACCTCGAAACGCTGAAAGCCATCGAGGGCCTTCTCGACCTTGTGGCAGAGCTTGGCGCAACGGCCGGCTACCTTTCGCAGGCTGAGATGGTCCTGTCGCCTGATCATGCCTGGGTTAAACAGGCTCAGGATGCGCGCAAGCAGCTTCTCGAGAAGCTTGCTGCAGATAGCGGGGTTCAGAATGCCACCGATTATCGGCAGACCCTGGCCAAGCTAAAAAAAGACTACGTCACCGCCTACGTTGGGCAGCACAGCACCGCCCGACTGGGCCTTGCCGAGGACAAGACAAAGTCTTCGCTTCGCAAGGACTCTCGACTTGTCGCTTTGCGCGCGCTTGCCGGGATCTCGCTTATGCCAACCAGCCAGCTGACGACTTTCGAAGAGAAGCTGGACAAGCTCAAGAGCTGTCCATCATTGGTGGAATCCGATCTTTCCGCTGGACCTGTGTGTCCCTATTGCGGCTTCCGACCTGCGAATGAGCAAGGGGACTTGCTGCCTGCGGCTAATGTCTTGAAACAGCTCGATGACGAGCTTGACCGGCTAATGAATGGCTGGAGTCAGGCCCTTCTCGACAATCTCGAAGATCCGATCATCCAAGAGAATCTCGATCTCTTAAAGCCGGCAGTGCGAAGCCTTGTCGACGGGTATATTTCGTCGAAGGTTATTCCCGAACCGGTCACGCCGGACTTCGTTGCAGCCATTCAGGAGGCCCTGTCAGGACTCGAAAAAATCAATGTCAGTGGGGAAGATATCAGGCAGGCGCTTCTGCTTGGCGGCTCGCCAGCGACACCTGAAGATCTGCGCAAACGGTTCGAGGCGTTCTTGAGCGATCGCTGCAAAGGCAAGGACGCCACTAAGCTTCGCTTCGTGGTCGATTGA
- the brxF gene encoding BREX-3 system P-loop-containing protein BrxF: MLEHLQQLVADAAQLNSKLVLVVANSGGGKTALLAEFAKTHDLQIINVGSELSNLLLPIPSSQRSFEVLGVLRDMLSHHRDRGVVVLDNIEVMFDAELKINPFDTIKRLAHAMTVVVAWPGNFKDGRLLYAKVGHPDHCDVAVDGAIVLELN, from the coding sequence ATGCTTGAGCACCTTCAGCAATTGGTTGCCGATGCGGCGCAGCTCAACAGCAAGTTGGTCCTCGTCGTTGCGAATTCTGGAGGAGGCAAAACCGCTCTGCTCGCCGAATTCGCTAAGACCCACGATCTGCAGATCATAAATGTCGGTAGCGAACTCTCGAACCTGCTTCTTCCAATCCCGTCTTCGCAAAGAAGCTTCGAGGTGTTGGGCGTATTGAGGGACATGCTGTCGCATCACCGCGATCGCGGGGTAGTCGTACTCGACAATATCGAAGTCATGTTTGATGCAGAATTGAAGATAAATCCCTTCGATACAATCAAACGCTTGGCCCACGCTATGACAGTCGTCGTGGCGTGGCCGGGAAATTTCAAGGATGGCCGCCTGCTTTACGCAAAAGTGGGTCATCCCGATCACTGCGATGTCGCCGTAGATGGCGCAATCGTACTTGAGTTGAACTGA
- a CDS encoding WYL domain-containing protein, translating to MDGESGLRRGVESRLEFIEFRLFWEGHVNRSDIVETFGVSINQASADLNRYLGLAGTNMVYDKSARTYVRSSSFKPIFHKPDAERYLTQIRSIADGIITPDDAWIGSVPGFACAPTPARGVSAPILRAVVTAIKRKEVLEVLYQSMSSPNPSWRWIAPHALVFDGFRWHARAHCVRSGEFKDFVLSRIGETRASKASEGTDSRDRDWLSDIDLVIAPHPELSVGQRKAIELDYAMEGGRATIPVKRALLYYALKRLGLDTDPSARRPQDQQIVLLNADAINSAMGAETSAQTHGAQDA from the coding sequence ATGGACGGCGAATCAGGATTACGAAGAGGGGTCGAGAGCAGGCTGGAATTCATCGAATTCCGGTTGTTCTGGGAAGGCCACGTAAACCGAAGCGACATCGTCGAGACATTCGGGGTTTCGATCAATCAGGCGTCAGCCGATCTCAACAGATATCTGGGTCTGGCCGGGACCAACATGGTCTACGACAAGAGCGCACGGACCTATGTGCGAAGCTCTTCCTTCAAGCCAATCTTCCATAAGCCTGACGCCGAGCGGTATCTCACCCAGATCCGGTCGATAGCTGACGGGATCATTACTCCTGACGATGCCTGGATCGGCAGCGTTCCGGGGTTTGCTTGCGCGCCAACACCTGCCCGCGGTGTGTCTGCTCCCATTCTCAGAGCGGTCGTGACCGCGATCAAGCGCAAGGAAGTACTCGAGGTCCTCTATCAGTCGATGTCCTCGCCTAATCCGTCCTGGCGCTGGATCGCGCCGCATGCCTTGGTCTTTGACGGGTTCAGATGGCACGCCCGGGCCCACTGCGTCCGTAGCGGGGAATTCAAAGACTTCGTCCTGTCCCGCATCGGAGAAACGCGGGCGAGCAAGGCTAGCGAGGGGACAGACTCGCGCGATCGTGATTGGCTCAGTGACATTGACCTCGTCATCGCACCCCATCCTGAACTGAGCGTCGGCCAACGAAAGGCGATCGAACTCGATTATGCAATGGAAGGGGGCAGGGCGACCATCCCGGTCAAGCGCGCGCTCTTATATTATGCGCTCAAGCGGCTTGGGCTCGACACCGACCCGTCGGCTCGGCGGCCCCAGGATCAGCAAATCGTTCTGCTGAATGCAGACGCGATCAACTCTGCAATGGGAGCTGAAACCTCCGCTCAGACACACGGAGCGCAGGATGCTTGA
- a CDS encoding S24 family peptidase: MEDARKALDDLIQQRGCNYSSISRLLGRNAAYIQQYIRRGSPRQLDEQDRSVLARFFGVDEKILGAPERRSGPVVELVHVPVLDVEASAGHGALAEMESKCAQFGFDEKWLRRLTASKATSLSIIAVHGDSMEPTLHDGDEVMVDLNDGQSRLRDGIYVLRMDDMLSVKRVAIEPQGKRVSVLSDNPAYPSWRGLEKRTINIVGRVLWFGRALR; encoded by the coding sequence ATGGAAGATGCACGCAAAGCCCTGGACGACCTGATCCAGCAACGAGGCTGTAATTACTCCTCGATCTCCCGCCTTCTCGGACGCAACGCGGCCTACATCCAGCAATACATCCGCCGCGGCAGTCCCCGGCAACTGGACGAGCAGGATCGCTCCGTGCTCGCTCGCTTCTTCGGAGTAGATGAGAAGATCCTCGGTGCGCCCGAGCGGCGATCCGGCCCGGTCGTCGAACTGGTCCATGTCCCCGTTCTTGATGTCGAAGCCTCGGCAGGGCACGGCGCTTTGGCCGAAATGGAATCCAAATGCGCCCAGTTCGGGTTCGATGAGAAGTGGCTGCGCCGCCTGACCGCGAGCAAGGCGACGAGCCTATCGATCATCGCCGTGCACGGGGATTCGATGGAGCCAACCTTGCATGACGGCGATGAAGTCATGGTCGATCTCAACGATGGACAGTCGCGGCTGCGCGACGGGATCTATGTGCTGCGCATGGATGACATGCTTAGCGTCAAGCGGGTCGCTATCGAGCCGCAAGGCAAGCGGGTCTCAGTGCTCAGCGACAATCCGGCCTATCCAAGTTGGCGCGGCCTGGAGAAGCGGACGATCAATATCGTCGGCCGCGTGCTTTGGTTCGGCCGCGCGCTACGCTAG
- a CDS encoding thermonuclease family protein, whose protein sequence is MLALLAASIVAAGQTFTCTPTHVWDGDGPIWCAEGPHVRIAGIAAREMDGTCRTNQPCPDASAIEARDALVDLLGGPRGTISTGHVVVRGPRLTCRSEGSAGGNRTAAWCRLPNGADLSCSMIQTRTVLRWDRYWKGPACR, encoded by the coding sequence ATGCTTGCCCTCCTCGCTGCCTCGATCGTCGCTGCTGGCCAGACCTTTACCTGCACACCCACGCATGTCTGGGATGGCGACGGGCCTATATGGTGCGCCGAAGGCCCCCATGTCCGTATTGCAGGAATCGCCGCGCGCGAAATGGACGGGACATGCCGGACCAACCAGCCCTGCCCCGACGCGTCGGCTATCGAAGCGCGCGACGCGCTCGTCGATCTTCTTGGCGGCCCTCGCGGGACCATCTCGACAGGGCACGTCGTGGTTCGTGGACCGAGATTGACATGCCGGTCGGAAGGTTCGGCAGGCGGCAACCGGACGGCTGCCTGGTGCCGATTGCCGAACGGAGCCGATCTCTCCTGCTCGATGATCCAGACACGCACTGTGCTGCGTTGGGATCGCTACTGGAAAGGGCCTGCGTGCCGCTAG
- a CDS encoding DUF5818 domain-containing protein, which produces MPIAERSRSLLLDDPDTHCAALGSLLERACVPLGPELYLTGRLAEGPFGLELHAGGGVWELDDGRGARRLLGREVEVCGRRAGFNEFICDQIWPAGQPRPPRSKFNVELLLAGVVVGYGLIAFFLGLVGRLG; this is translated from the coding sequence GTGCCGATTGCCGAACGGAGCCGATCTCTCCTGCTCGATGATCCAGACACGCACTGTGCTGCGTTGGGATCGCTACTGGAAAGGGCCTGCGTGCCGCTAGGCCCGGAACTCTATCTGACAGGCCGTCTTGCCGAAGGCCCCTTCGGACTGGAACTCCATGCGGGCGGCGGGGTGTGGGAGCTCGACGACGGGCGTGGAGCACGCCGGTTGCTCGGACGCGAAGTGGAAGTCTGCGGACGCCGCGCCGGCTTCAACGAGTTCATCTGCGATCAGATCTGGCCAGCAGGGCAACCCCGCCCTCCTCGCTCCAAATTCAATGTTGAACTTCTCCTGGCGGGCGTTGTCGTGGGCTACGGTCTGATCGCGTTCTTCCTCGGCCTTGTTGGACGTCTCGGCTAA
- a CDS encoding DUF6961 family protein, with translation MLSNWELWACANQVLQTHGENAPLHVAEQIGALALIEDEAGIAIWKAIAKRVAELMGKDDPTRLQ, from the coding sequence ATGCTGAGCAATTGGGAACTCTGGGCCTGTGCCAACCAGGTCCTGCAGACCCATGGTGAGAATGCACCCCTTCATGTCGCCGAGCAGATCGGCGCGCTCGCACTGATTGAGGACGAGGCGGGCATCGCCATCTGGAAAGCCATCGCCAAACGCGTGGCAGAGCTGATGGGGAAGGATGACCCGACGCGCCTGCAATAA
- the mobF gene encoding MobF family relaxase, with protein sequence MLSVANVRAAGGAANYFAADNYYTRADAERSGQWLGRGAETLGLRGVIEASQFEAVLKGMLPDGSRVGSDNRAHRAGTDLTFSIPKSWSILALVGGDRRILDAYGAAVRETLAWAEKNLAETRMEVRGKERVVATRNLVIGLFQHDTNRNQEPNAHFHAVVANVTQGTDGKWRALRNDKIWEHNTLLNAMTMARFRLAVEKLGYQVGEYGKHGNFEAVGVPKPVRDAFSSRRTEILEAYSTMEAKGPAALDAATLMTRADKGPVADRQALVNQWREAAAQLGFDPRLVISQANARAATDIGSVSRIGNSVRSIGQRARLLAATFAERLGLRQGDPLVPCDMGRRTPEQIAAVHAVASAIRHLGEREAAFSRTEIYRSALGFALPTTLPDIEHRVDQLLRQGYLQKGKGADRHLVTTRDAIGLEQRIIAAVETGRGHGTAVVAADVAGERLQALSQLKYGLTLNPGQEGAGRLLLASHNRIVAIQGVAGAGKSTVLKPVADILREEGKSVLGLAVQNTLVQMLERDTGIPSMTVARFLRQHQGLLEGADQARLAEARASLRGTTALLDEASMVGNADKEKLVRLANLLQLDRFASIGDRKQLGAVDAGKPFDVMQQAGVETAAMNTNLRARDKALRDAQYAAQGGNIDEALRHLGPHVVASGNTAAVDAAAAWLSLSPAEREVTAIYASGRNLRGQVNEAVQIGLKANGELGPGSLGLTVLSRVNLTREEMRYSRSYAAGMVLEVDRRQRGQGLQKGRYDVIETDPTRERVMLQNERGKRFEFRPGQMRPQGEQDPLRLFEVRPLEIHDGDRIRWTATDHKRGLLNADQARILAVDAKGVTVKTSLGAEHRLGLSDPMLGRLDLAYALNAHMAQGLTSDRGIAVMDSRERNLANQQTFLVTITRLRDGLTLFVDNAGKLEAAVERNPGMKRSALETVNQLRDAAAMGQAKGKASDRSQEPAREPPELDRSITKPFEIGI encoded by the coding sequence ATGCTCTCTGTAGCCAATGTCCGTGCCGCCGGCGGCGCTGCCAACTACTTTGCCGCCGACAATTACTATACCCGCGCCGATGCTGAGAGATCTGGTCAATGGCTTGGTAGAGGCGCGGAGACGCTTGGACTGCGAGGCGTTATCGAAGCCTCGCAGTTCGAGGCCGTGCTCAAGGGCATGCTGCCCGATGGAAGCCGTGTCGGGAGCGACAACAGGGCGCATCGCGCCGGCACCGACCTCACATTCTCGATCCCCAAGAGCTGGTCCATCCTTGCCCTCGTCGGCGGCGACAGGCGTATCCTCGATGCCTATGGCGCTGCCGTCCGCGAGACTCTGGCCTGGGCTGAGAAGAATCTCGCCGAAACCCGCATGGAGGTCCGAGGCAAGGAACGGGTGGTCGCGACGCGTAATCTCGTGATCGGGCTTTTCCAGCACGATACGAACCGCAATCAGGAGCCCAACGCGCACTTTCACGCCGTGGTTGCCAATGTAACCCAGGGGACTGATGGCAAATGGCGAGCGCTGAGGAATGACAAGATTTGGGAGCACAACACGCTGCTCAATGCCATGACCATGGCGCGCTTCCGCTTGGCCGTAGAAAAGCTCGGCTACCAGGTTGGGGAATACGGCAAGCATGGCAATTTCGAAGCGGTGGGCGTCCCAAAACCCGTGCGTGACGCCTTCAGTTCGCGCCGCACCGAGATTCTCGAGGCATACTCGACCATGGAGGCAAAAGGTCCGGCCGCATTGGATGCAGCCACATTGATGACCCGCGCGGACAAAGGGCCGGTGGCAGACCGCCAGGCTCTCGTGAACCAATGGCGCGAGGCAGCAGCACAGTTGGGCTTTGATCCGAGACTTGTCATTTCACAGGCCAATGCACGGGCCGCCACCGACATTGGCTCCGTCTCCAGAATTGGAAATTCAGTACGATCGATCGGCCAGCGCGCGCGCCTTTTGGCTGCGACCTTTGCGGAGCGTCTAGGGCTACGTCAGGGCGACCCGCTTGTGCCTTGCGACATGGGGCGTCGGACGCCCGAGCAGATCGCCGCCGTTCATGCGGTCGCATCGGCGATCAGGCACTTGGGCGAGCGCGAGGCGGCGTTCTCGCGGACCGAGATATATCGCTCAGCGCTAGGCTTTGCCTTGCCCACCACGCTCCCCGACATCGAACACCGCGTCGACCAATTACTTCGCCAGGGCTACCTGCAAAAAGGCAAGGGTGCAGATCGGCATCTGGTCACGACCCGCGATGCGATCGGGCTCGAGCAGCGCATCATCGCCGCCGTCGAAACCGGACGCGGGCATGGAACTGCCGTGGTCGCAGCTGATGTGGCCGGAGAGCGGCTACAGGCGCTATCTCAGCTCAAATATGGCCTGACGTTGAACCCTGGCCAGGAAGGGGCAGGGCGCCTGCTTCTCGCCTCGCATAACCGGATTGTCGCTATTCAAGGCGTAGCTGGCGCAGGCAAGAGTACCGTCCTCAAACCCGTGGCGGACATCTTGCGCGAGGAAGGCAAGTCCGTGCTCGGGCTAGCAGTCCAGAACACGCTCGTGCAGATGCTTGAACGTGACACCGGCATTCCCTCGATGACGGTCGCGCGCTTTCTACGCCAGCATCAGGGCCTTCTGGAAGGAGCAGACCAGGCGAGGCTTGCCGAAGCTCGCGCGTCCCTGCGCGGCACCACGGCGCTACTCGACGAAGCCTCGATGGTCGGCAATGCCGACAAGGAAAAGCTCGTGCGCCTCGCCAACCTGCTTCAGCTCGACCGCTTCGCCAGCATAGGGGACAGGAAGCAATTGGGCGCCGTTGATGCGGGCAAACCCTTCGACGTCATGCAGCAGGCAGGCGTCGAAACGGCCGCCATGAACACCAATCTCCGGGCCCGCGATAAGGCGTTGCGCGACGCTCAATATGCAGCGCAGGGCGGAAATATCGACGAGGCCTTGCGACATCTAGGCCCGCATGTCGTCGCGTCGGGAAATACTGCTGCCGTCGACGCTGCGGCGGCCTGGCTATCTCTTTCGCCTGCTGAGCGGGAGGTGACCGCGATTTATGCTTCGGGTCGCAACTTGCGCGGACAGGTGAATGAAGCCGTCCAAATCGGGCTCAAGGCCAATGGCGAATTGGGACCGGGTTCCTTGGGTCTCACTGTGCTGTCGCGCGTCAATCTGACGCGTGAGGAAATGCGCTATTCGCGCAGCTATGCGGCCGGCATGGTGCTCGAAGTCGACCGCCGGCAAAGGGGGCAGGGGCTGCAGAAGGGCCGCTATGATGTGATCGAAACCGATCCCACCCGCGAACGCGTGATGCTGCAGAACGAGCGGGGTAAGCGCTTTGAATTCCGGCCGGGCCAGATGCGACCGCAAGGTGAGCAGGATCCGCTGCGTCTGTTTGAGGTTCGCCCACTAGAAATCCACGATGGTGACCGCATTCGCTGGACGGCGACGGATCACAAGCGCGGACTGCTCAACGCTGATCAGGCGCGCATCTTGGCGGTTGATGCCAAGGGCGTCACGGTGAAAACCTCGCTTGGCGCCGAACACCGGCTGGGGCTGAGCGACCCCATGCTCGGGCGTCTCGATCTCGCCTACGCACTCAACGCGCACATGGCGCAGGGCCTGACCTCCGACCGCGGGATTGCCGTCATGGACAGCCGCGAACGCAATCTTGCCAACCAGCAGACATTCCTCGTCACGATAACCCGTCTGCGCGATGGTCTGACCCTGTTTGTCGACAATGCGGGCAAGCTCGAAGCAGCTGTTGAGCGCAATCCGGGAATGAAGCGCTCGGCGCTCGAAACGGTCAATCAGCTGCGCGATGCGGCAGCAATGGGCCAGGCGAAGGGCAAGGCGTCTGATCGTTCGCAAGAACCGGCTCGCGAGCCGCCCGAACTCGATCGCTCGATCACCAAGCCCTTCGAAATCGGGATCTGA